One Pseudomonas syringae CC1557 genomic window, CATTGCTGTTCGGGCTGGTCGACGCCGAACGCCGCGGCCGGGTGGCACGCGCCGGGCTGGACGCAGTGTTGCTCCAGGTTTTCATGCAGGGCGCAGCGGCTGTGAAGTGAGCAAGTAGTTTGCAGAAAACCCCCGTGCTGTTTTGTCGCACCCGATCTAGCGCCCTCTGGATCAACGGTTAAGCGCCTGCTCACGGTTTGATACAGGATTGACGGTATTCGCTCCGAACCTTGAGTGGTAAATTCGCCGCCACGCATTCGTCGCTCCGAGCGCCTTCTCCTTCAAGGGACGCAAGACATGACGCAACATCTGACCCGCCGCGAGGTGGTCACTGGCCTTTCCCTGCTGAGCCTTGGTCTGCTGGCCGGCTGTGGCAATTCCAATGCCCTGCCGTTCAAGCACGGCAAAGACATGAGCAACGAGATCGTTGGCCGTAACTTCAGGCTCAAGGACCCGCAGGGCAACGTAAAGACCCTGTCGAGTTTTCGCGGCCTGATGCCGATGATCTTCTTCGGCTTTACCCAATGCCCGGCAATCTGCCCCACGGCGCTGGCACGCGCTGCGCAAATCAGGAAGCTGATGGGCGAGGAGGGCAAGACGCTCCAGGTGGTGTTCATTACCCTGGACCCGGAGCGCGATACGCCCGAGGTGATCGACGCCTACGTGAAGGCCTTCGATCCTACCTTTGTAGCCTTGTCCGGTACGCTTGAAGAAACCGTCGCGACGGCCAAGGAATTCGGGGTGTTTTTCGAGAAAGTCCCACTGGGTGATACCTATACGATTTCCCACACCGCCACCAGCTACGTCTACGACACCCGCGGCGTACTGCGCCTGGGCCTGTCGCACAGGCTGTCCGCCCAACAATGCACCGAAGATCTGCTCACTTTGATGGAAGTATGCTGATGACCGTTCTGATTCGTAACGCCGTAAAGCCGCTGTTGCTGACCCTTTCGCTGTTGGGCCTGAGTGCTAACGCGCTGGCCGACACTAAAGTCGACGATGCCTGGGTTCGTGCCACTGTGCCGGGCCAGCCCGCCACTGGCGCGTTCATGCACATCACCTCGAGCACTGACAGCAAGCTGATCGACGTTGCATCGCCTGTCGCCAAGACCGTGCAGATCCACCAGATGAGCATGAAAGACGATGTGATGAGCATGCAGCGCGTTACGTCGGTCGACCTGCCAGCGGGCAAGCCGGTGGTGTTCGATTCCAACGGTTACCACGTGATGTTCATGGGCCTCAAGGCGCAGGTCAAAGAGGGCGATGAAGTGCCCCTGACGCTGACCGTCGAAGACGCCAAGGGCGTGAAGGAGTCAATCGAAGTCAAGGCCGTCGCCCGGTCGCTGACCTCTGACGAGCACAGCGGTCATGGCG contains:
- a CDS encoding SCO family protein, with the translated sequence MTQHLTRREVVTGLSLLSLGLLAGCGNSNALPFKHGKDMSNEIVGRNFRLKDPQGNVKTLSSFRGLMPMIFFGFTQCPAICPTALARAAQIRKLMGEEGKTLQVVFITLDPERDTPEVIDAYVKAFDPTFVALSGTLEETVATAKEFGVFFEKVPLGDTYTISHTATSYVYDTRGVLRLGLSHRLSAQQCTEDLLTLMEVC
- a CDS encoding copper chaperone PCu(A)C, which encodes MLMTVLIRNAVKPLLLTLSLLGLSANALADTKVDDAWVRATVPGQPATGAFMHITSSTDSKLIDVASPVAKTVQIHQMSMKDDVMSMQRVTSVDLPAGKPVVFDSNGYHVMFMGLKAQVKEGDEVPLTLTVEDAKGVKESIEVKAVARSLTSDEHSGHGDHSGH